The Bombus fervidus isolate BK054 chromosome 8, iyBomFerv1, whole genome shotgun sequence genome window below encodes:
- the LOC139990225 gene encoding uncharacterized protein isoform X1 has product MVFIIQTLPVLQIPEENYTRFWQRPFALKALGKTISYPTLYLISFNLLLNNIILIALEITFMAISEHACGLFKITSYHLRYSANEYIKEISGCEKNSDVYTKIIFAVRVHIKATKYAQVTWDIFEIHYSIVVFFGTIGGTMVFVSVSNIEFSYQRHKY; this is encoded by the exons ATGGTTTTCATAATTCAGACACTACCTGTTCTTCAAATACcagaagaaaattatactaGATTCTGGCAACGACCGTTTGCTTTGAAAGCATTAGGAAAAACTATAAGTTATCCTACTCTCTATCTGATCTCCTTCAATTTATTGcttaataatataatcttgATAGCGTTGGAAATAACTTTTATGGCTATCTCAGAACACGCATGTggattgtttaaaattacaag CTATCACTTGAGGTACTCTGCCAACGAATATATTAAGGAAATTTCTGGATGCGAGAAAAATAGTGACGTTTACACGAAGATAATATTCGCCGTGCGTGTTCACATAAAAGCGACGAA ATATGCACAGGTCACATGGGACATTTTTGAAATACATTACAGCATTGTAGTATTTTTTGGTACCATTGGAGGAACCATGGTGTTTGTGAGCGTGAGTAacattgaattttcatatcaacgacataaatattaa
- the LOC141445817 gene encoding uncharacterized protein has product MKKALLISLVIILHLGIMYFGNFTSQNVREHHAAIFFYAYSAKWYEAPIWVQKLYLFLMIETTIDIKIILGFYTPSLEGFFRVSIIC; this is encoded by the exons atgaaaaaagcTCTGTTAATCTCATTAGTAATTATCCTTCATTTGGGCATAATGTACTTTGGTAACTTCACCTCGCAAAATGTTCGAGAGCACCATGCTGCTATTTTCTTTTACGC ATACAGCGCGAAATGGTATGAAGCTCCCATATGGGTACAAAAACTATATCTTTTCTTGATGATAGAAACTACGATcgacataaaaataattcttggtTTCTATACCCCATCGTTAGAAGGTTTCTTCAGGGTATCTATAAtttgttga
- the LOC139990225 gene encoding uncharacterized protein isoform X2, whose protein sequence is MVFIIQTLPVLQIPEENYTRFWQRPFALKALGKTISYPTLYLISFNLLLNNIILIALEITFMAISEHACGLFKITSYHLRYSANEYIKEISGCEKNSDVYTKIIFAVRVHIKATKYAQVTWDIFEIHYSIVVFFGTIGGTMVFVSI, encoded by the exons ATGGTTTTCATAATTCAGACACTACCTGTTCTTCAAATACcagaagaaaattatactaGATTCTGGCAACGACCGTTTGCTTTGAAAGCATTAGGAAAAACTATAAGTTATCCTACTCTCTATCTGATCTCCTTCAATTTATTGcttaataatataatcttgATAGCGTTGGAAATAACTTTTATGGCTATCTCAGAACACGCATGTggattgtttaaaattacaag CTATCACTTGAGGTACTCTGCCAACGAATATATTAAGGAAATTTCTGGATGCGAGAAAAATAGTGACGTTTACACGAAGATAATATTCGCCGTGCGTGTTCACATAAAAGCGACGAA ATATGCACAGGTCACATGGGACATTTTTGAAATACATTACAGCATTGTAGTATTTTTTGGTACCATTGGAGGAACCATGGTGTTTGTGAGC ATATAA